One Oncorhynchus masou masou isolate Uvic2021 unplaced genomic scaffold, UVic_Omas_1.1 unplaced_scaffold_2090, whole genome shotgun sequence genomic region harbors:
- the LOC135532890 gene encoding enoyl-CoA delta isomerase 1, mitochondrial-like, with translation MANVLRNSAKFGFSGVLSQLSIHSRHGRECVSPCFSLQQRNSSTSPKIKVDLDNSTGVAVLRMQSPPVNSLSLDFLTEFCINLEKLEMDKSCRGLIITSTLSKVFSAGLDIMEMYGKSPERCGEFWKAVQEMWLKLYGSNMATIAAINGSSPAGGCLMSIGCDYRIMADNPRYSIGLNETQLGIVAPFWFKDTLVNTVGNRAAELSLELGLLYSAPDALKIGLVDQLVPEDQVLSTAQVTMSKWLAVPDHARQITKSWSEYRP, from the exons ATGGCAAATGTGTTGAGAAATTCCGCCAAATTCGGGTTTTCAG GTGTGTTGTCCCAGTTGTCCATCCACAGTAGAcatgggagagagtgtgtgtcgcCGTGCTTCTCTCTGCAGCAGAGAAACAGCTCTACCTCACCTAAGATCAAGGTGGACCTGGACAACAGTACAG GTGTAGCTGTGTTGAGGATGCAGAGCCCCCCTGTCAACAGTCTGAGTCTGGACTTCCTCACTGAGTTCTGTATCAATCTGGAGAAACTAGAGATGGATAAGAGTTGTAGAGGTCTGATCATCACCTCg ACCCTCTCCAAGGTGTTCTCTGCGGGGCTAGACATCATGGAGATGTATGGGAAAAGTCCGGAGCGCTGTGGAGAGTTCTGGAAGGCTGTTCAGGAGATGTGGCTCAAACTCTACGGATCCAACATGGCCACCATAGCTGCCATCAAC ggctctagtccagcaggtggctgtctcatgtctattggatgtgactatagGATCATGGCTGATAATCCTCGCTACAGCATCGGACTCAACGAGACTCAGCTCGGCATCGTAGCTCCCTTCTg GTTTAAAGACACGCTGGTGAACACGGTTGGTAACCGGGCAGCAGAGCTGTCGTTGGAGCTGGGTCTGTTGTACAGCGCTCCTGATGCCCTGAAGATCGGCCTGGTGGACCAGTTAGTCCCTGAGGACCAGGTCCTCTCCACTGCACAGGTCACCATGTCCAAGTGGCTGGCTGTACCAG accATGCCAGACAGATCACCAAGTCCTGGTCAGAATACAGACCTTGA